The following proteins come from a genomic window of Limnohabitans sp. 103DPR2:
- the infB gene encoding translation initiation factor IF-2, with protein sequence MSSNTVAEFASELKKSPDTLLEQLRSAGVNKSAPSDALTETDKQKLLSYLQASHGTATGERKKITLVKKSTSEIKQADSTGKARTIQVEVRKKRTFIKRDDELETEQTPAAAEPAAPLIDHAELARREEEARSQAELLRRQEEALAEKRIEREAKEQAKRLAAQALEAELAANAAQKTPEETAAEAAAIRSAKAAAAQHEADSINAASKPVDPSIAQSAEAERVNAEAVKLSEKAAQKKAAEDQAELEAKAVVADEAARERDLNLRRNKALAEAEAIRAMMSGPAKKAPVKEEPKADPKAAKGTLHKPAQVAGATAKRAPASTDAKDAAPGGNKEIKSAKLSSSWAGDPATKKKAIPTRGDTSGGVGRNNWRGGPKNRRGNDRDREEHTQAAPVEARVIEVHVPETITVAELAHKMAIKASEVIKQLMKLGQMVTINQPLDQDTAMIVVEELGHKAVIAALDDPEAFTDEEVSQSDAPLLSRAPVVTVMGHVDHGKTSLLDYIRRAKVASGEAGGITQHIGAYHVETARGMVSFLDTPGHEAFTAMRARGAQATDIVILVVAADDGVMPQTKEAIKHAKAAGVPIVVAINKIDKPDANLDRVKGELVAEEVVPEEFGGDSPFVGVSAKTGAGIDELLEQVLLQAEVLELKAPVDAAAKGLVIEARLDKGRGPVATVLVQSGTLSTGDVVLAGQTFGRVRAMLDENGKPIKTAGPSIPVEIQGLTEVPQAGDEFMVLSDERRAREIATYRAGKFRNTKLAKQQAAKLENMFSDMSAGEVKTLPIIVKADVQGSQEALAASLLKLSTDEIKVQLVYAAVGGISESDINLAIASKAVVIGFNVRADAGARKQAEGNGVSIHYYNIIYDAVDELKAAMSGMLAPEQKEEVIGMAEIRTVFVASKIGTVAGCMVTNGQVTRSSKFRLLRDNVVIYTGDIDSLKRLKDDVREVKEGFECGIKLKNYNDIAVGDQLEFFEVKEIARTL encoded by the coding sequence ATGTCCAGTAATACCGTCGCCGAGTTCGCCAGCGAACTCAAAAAATCACCCGACACTTTGCTTGAGCAATTGCGCTCTGCAGGTGTCAACAAGTCAGCGCCATCCGATGCGTTGACTGAAACAGACAAGCAAAAGCTTCTGAGTTATTTGCAAGCGAGCCATGGCACCGCCACAGGTGAGCGTAAAAAAATCACCTTGGTTAAAAAATCAACCAGTGAAATCAAACAGGCTGATTCAACAGGTAAAGCGCGCACCATCCAAGTTGAAGTTCGCAAAAAACGCACGTTCATCAAACGCGATGACGAATTAGAAACTGAACAAACGCCCGCAGCTGCAGAGCCAGCTGCACCCTTGATCGATCATGCTGAATTGGCGCGCCGTGAAGAAGAAGCACGCAGCCAAGCCGAATTGCTTCGTCGACAAGAGGAAGCGCTTGCAGAAAAGCGGATCGAGCGCGAGGCCAAAGAACAGGCCAAACGCTTAGCAGCGCAAGCTCTAGAAGCCGAATTGGCTGCTAACGCAGCTCAAAAAACGCCCGAAGAAACTGCCGCAGAGGCTGCAGCCATTCGCAGCGCCAAAGCTGCAGCCGCTCAACATGAAGCTGACAGTATCAACGCAGCCTCTAAACCCGTTGACCCCAGCATTGCACAATCTGCTGAGGCCGAACGTGTGAATGCTGAAGCAGTCAAATTGTCTGAAAAAGCAGCGCAGAAAAAAGCCGCTGAAGATCAGGCAGAGCTCGAAGCCAAAGCCGTTGTGGCTGATGAAGCTGCACGCGAACGTGATTTGAACTTGCGCCGTAACAAAGCATTGGCGGAGGCGGAAGCCATTCGCGCCATGATGAGTGGTCCGGCCAAAAAAGCCCCAGTCAAAGAAGAACCCAAAGCGGATCCCAAAGCCGCAAAAGGCACTTTGCACAAACCGGCTCAGGTCGCAGGTGCTACCGCCAAACGCGCGCCTGCTTCGACGGATGCCAAAGATGCGGCGCCTGGTGGTAACAAAGAAATTAAATCAGCCAAGCTTTCTTCAAGCTGGGCTGGTGATCCAGCGACCAAAAAGAAAGCCATCCCAACGCGTGGCGACACCAGTGGTGGTGTTGGCCGCAACAACTGGCGCGGCGGACCTAAAAACCGTCGTGGCAATGACCGTGATCGTGAAGAACACACCCAAGCAGCACCCGTCGAGGCGCGCGTTATTGAGGTGCACGTGCCCGAAACCATCACAGTGGCTGAGTTGGCGCACAAGATGGCCATCAAGGCCTCTGAAGTTATCAAACAATTGATGAAACTAGGCCAGATGGTCACCATCAATCAGCCTTTGGACCAAGACACCGCCATGATTGTGGTGGAAGAGCTGGGCCACAAAGCTGTCATTGCTGCGCTTGACGATCCAGAAGCATTTACCGACGAGGAAGTGTCACAAAGCGATGCGCCTTTGTTGTCACGTGCCCCAGTGGTGACAGTGATGGGTCACGTTGACCACGGTAAAACGTCTCTGCTGGACTACATCCGCCGAGCCAAAGTGGCTTCTGGCGAAGCAGGGGGTATCACGCAACACATTGGTGCTTATCACGTTGAAACTGCCCGTGGCATGGTGTCCTTCTTGGACACGCCAGGTCACGAGGCCTTCACGGCCATGCGTGCACGTGGTGCTCAAGCGACCGACATTGTGATCTTGGTTGTTGCCGCTGATGACGGTGTGATGCCACAAACCAAAGAAGCGATCAAGCACGCCAAAGCAGCGGGTGTACCGATTGTTGTGGCCATTAATAAGATCGACAAACCTGATGCCAACCTCGACCGCGTGAAGGGTGAGTTGGTTGCCGAAGAAGTGGTGCCTGAAGAATTCGGTGGCGATTCACCCTTCGTAGGCGTGTCCGCTAAAACCGGTGCCGGCATTGACGAATTGCTCGAACAAGTCCTCTTGCAAGCTGAAGTGCTTGAGTTGAAAGCGCCGGTTGATGCAGCCGCCAAAGGCTTGGTCATTGAAGCGCGTTTGGACAAAGGGCGTGGTCCTGTGGCCACCGTTCTGGTTCAATCGGGTACTTTGTCTACTGGCGACGTGGTGTTGGCAGGTCAAACATTTGGCCGTGTTCGCGCCATGTTGGACGAAAACGGAAAGCCCATCAAAACTGCGGGCCCTTCCATCCCTGTCGAAATTCAGGGTCTGACGGAAGTACCGCAAGCAGGTGACGAATTCATGGTTCTCAGCGACGAACGTCGAGCTCGTGAAATTGCCACTTACCGCGCTGGTAAGTTCCGCAACACCAAGCTGGCCAAGCAGCAAGCCGCCAAGTTGGAAAACATGTTCAGCGACATGAGTGCTGGCGAAGTCAAAACTTTGCCCATCATTGTCAAAGCCGACGTACAAGGTTCGCAAGAAGCCTTGGCCGCTTCATTGCTCAAACTGTCAACCGACGAGATCAAGGTTCAATTGGTTTACGCAGCTGTGGGGGGTATCAGCGAGTCCGACATCAACTTGGCCATTGCGTCCAAAGCGGTGGTCATTGGCTTCAACGTGCGAGCCGATGCCGGCGCGCGCAAACAAGCCGAAGGCAATGGTGTCAGCATTCATTACTACAACATCATTTATGACGCTGTCGATGAATTGAAAGCCGCCATGTCTGGCATGTTGGCCCCCGAGCAGAAGGAAGAAGTCATTGGTATGGCCGAAATCCGCACAGTGTTCGTGGCTTCCAAAATTGGTACGGTGGCAGGTTGTATGGTTACCAATGGTCAAGTTACGCGCTCTTCCAAATTCCGTTTGTTGCGCGACAACGTGGTCATTTACACCGGCGACATCGACTCCCTCAAACGCCTCAAAGACGACGTTCGCGAAGTCAAAGAAGGTTTCGAGTGCGGTATCAAACTCAAAAACTACAACGACATTGCAGTGGGCGACCAACTGGAATTCTTTGAAGTTAAAGAGATTGCACGTACGCTCTAA
- the rbfA gene encoding 30S ribosome-binding factor RbfA, protein MARKPTSSAHRGFRVADQIQRDLSELIARELKDPRVGMVTLNAVEVTPDYAHAKVFFSLITGKPEEATAGLNAAAGFLRNGLFKRLQIHTVPTLHFIFDRTTERASDMNALISKAVASRSKDEE, encoded by the coding sequence ATGGCACGCAAACCGACTAGCTCAGCCCACCGCGGATTTCGCGTGGCCGACCAGATCCAACGTGATCTGTCGGAGCTGATCGCGCGCGAGCTGAAAGATCCGCGTGTGGGCATGGTCACTTTGAATGCGGTGGAAGTTACGCCTGACTACGCACATGCCAAGGTGTTTTTCAGCTTGATTACGGGCAAGCCAGAAGAAGCGACAGCAGGTTTAAACGCTGCCGCAGGTTTCTTGCGCAATGGTTTGTTCAAGCGTTTGCAAATTCACACAGTTCCCACGCTTCATTTCATTTTTGATCGCACCACTGAGCGTGCATCCGACATGAATGCCTTGATCTCCAAGGCCGTCGCTTCACGTTCAAAGGACGAGGAGTGA
- the truB gene encoding tRNA pseudouridine(55) synthase TruB, which translates to MNAPRTRVQRRPVHGVLLLDKPYGMSSNDALQKAKWLLRAEKAGHTGTLDPLATGVLPLCFGAATKFSQLHLDADKSYEAIVVLGVQTSTGDLEGEVVSEMPVSFTADQLQQVQTKFTGPIDQIPPMYSALKKDGKALYDYARAGIEVEREARHIVIHALALEEVAPENDHRRLKVTVTCSKGTYIRTLGEDIAIALGTCGHLSSLRRIQTGPFVEAECISIQALEALPEAEREMKLLAVDALLDGHTPVTLPPDDAGRFLSGVRRRGDWPDNLHVAVYGDSPRALLGTAHVKAGELIPGRLLSPLEIQSILEKALA; encoded by the coding sequence ATGAACGCGCCACGCACCAGGGTGCAACGGCGCCCTGTGCATGGGGTGCTGTTGTTAGACAAGCCATACGGTATGTCCAGTAACGATGCTTTGCAAAAAGCCAAGTGGTTGCTGCGCGCCGAAAAGGCAGGGCACACAGGTACCTTGGATCCTTTGGCCACGGGTGTTTTACCTTTGTGTTTTGGTGCAGCCACCAAGTTCAGCCAGCTGCACTTGGATGCAGATAAGTCTTACGAAGCCATTGTTGTTTTGGGTGTCCAAACCAGCACGGGTGATTTGGAAGGTGAAGTGGTTTCTGAAATGCCTGTGAGCTTCACAGCGGATCAACTTCAACAAGTGCAAACCAAGTTCACTGGGCCGATTGATCAAATTCCACCCATGTACAGCGCCTTGAAAAAGGATGGCAAAGCTTTGTATGACTACGCTCGTGCAGGCATTGAAGTGGAACGAGAAGCTCGCCACATCGTGATCCATGCTTTGGCATTGGAAGAAGTTGCGCCCGAGAATGACCACCGACGATTGAAAGTCACAGTGACTTGCAGCAAGGGAACCTACATTCGCACCTTGGGTGAAGACATTGCCATTGCCTTAGGAACATGTGGACACCTTAGTTCTTTGCGGCGCATTCAAACGGGTCCGTTTGTAGAAGCTGAATGCATCAGCATTCAAGCGCTAGAAGCTTTGCCTGAAGCAGAGCGTGAAATGAAATTGTTAGCTGTCGATGCCTTGCTCGATGGTCATACCCCTGTCACCTTGCCCCCAGATGATGCGGGCAGATTCTTAAGCGGCGTGCGCCGTCGTGGCGATTGGCCCGACAACCTGCATGTTGCTGTGTACGGCGATTCACCGCGCGCGCTCTTGGGCACTGCGCACGTGAAAGCTGGTGAACTGATTCCGGGGCGCTTATTAAGCCCCCTAGAAATTCAATCAATTTTGGAGAAGGCCTTAGCATGA
- the typA gene encoding translational GTPase TypA yields MSRQIRNIAIIAHVDHGKTTMVDQLLRQSGTFAEHEKVVDTVMDNNAIERERGITILAKNCAVSWEGTHINIVDTPGHADFGGEVERALSMVDGVVLLIDAQEGPMPQTRFVTKKALALGLKPIVVVNKVDKPGANPDKVVNQAFDLFDKLGATDEQLDFPVVYASGINGWTSLEEGAPGEQWGPDMSALFNTVLKHVPAQAGDPDAPLQLQISALDFSTFVGRIGVGRISQGTIKPMMDVQVMEGPDGNSFKGRINQVLTFRGLDRVQVTEAGPGDIVLINGIADLGIGVTVTDPVNPAPLPMLKIDEPTLTMNFCVNTSPLAGREGKYVTSRQIWDRLQKELQHNVALRVKETDEEGVFDVAGRGELHLTILLENMRREGYELAVSKPRVVFRDIDGVRHEPIELVTADIEETHQGGVMQALGERKGELVNMEPDGRGRVRLEYRIPARGLIGFTNEFLNLTRGSGLISNIFDSYEPHKGEIGGRKNGVLISMDDGEIFTYALGKLDDRGRMFVKANDPVYEGMIVGIHSRDNDLVVNATRTKQLTNFRVSGKEDAIKITPPIDLTLEYGVEFIDDDELVEITPKSVRLRKRFLKEHERKKAGRA; encoded by the coding sequence ATGAGTAGACAAATTCGTAACATCGCGATCATCGCCCACGTTGACCACGGTAAAACCACCATGGTTGACCAACTGCTGCGTCAGTCTGGCACATTTGCCGAACACGAAAAAGTGGTCGACACCGTCATGGACAACAACGCCATTGAGCGTGAACGTGGCATTACCATCTTGGCCAAAAACTGTGCCGTCAGCTGGGAAGGTACGCACATCAACATCGTTGACACCCCAGGCCACGCGGATTTTGGTGGTGAAGTGGAGCGCGCATTGTCCATGGTGGACGGCGTGGTCTTGCTGATTGACGCGCAAGAAGGTCCTATGCCCCAAACGCGTTTCGTGACCAAGAAGGCTTTGGCCTTGGGCTTGAAGCCCATCGTGGTTGTGAACAAAGTAGACAAGCCCGGTGCGAACCCAGACAAAGTGGTCAATCAAGCTTTTGACTTGTTTGACAAATTGGGCGCAACAGACGAACAACTCGACTTCCCCGTGGTGTATGCCTCTGGCATCAATGGTTGGACGTCTTTAGAAGAGGGTGCACCAGGTGAGCAGTGGGGCCCTGATATGTCTGCGCTTTTCAACACGGTGTTGAAGCACGTGCCCGCACAAGCAGGTGATCCAGATGCGCCTTTGCAATTGCAAATTTCAGCGCTTGATTTCTCTACCTTTGTGGGACGCATCGGTGTGGGCCGTATCAGCCAAGGCACCATCAAACCCATGATGGATGTGCAAGTGATGGAAGGCCCTGATGGCAATTCCTTCAAAGGCCGCATCAACCAAGTTTTGACCTTCCGTGGCTTGGACCGAGTTCAAGTTACTGAAGCTGGCCCTGGCGACATCGTATTGATCAATGGCATTGCAGACTTGGGCATCGGCGTGACTGTCACTGACCCCGTCAATCCTGCACCACTGCCAATGCTGAAGATCGACGAGCCCACGTTGACAATGAATTTCTGTGTCAACACCAGCCCCTTGGCCGGTCGCGAAGGTAAGTACGTTACGAGCCGTCAAATTTGGGATCGTCTACAAAAAGAACTGCAACACAACGTAGCGCTGCGCGTGAAGGAAACCGACGAAGAAGGCGTGTTTGACGTAGCAGGTCGCGGCGAATTGCACTTGACCATCTTGTTGGAAAACATGCGCCGCGAAGGTTATGAGTTGGCTGTTTCAAAGCCACGCGTTGTGTTCCGCGACATTGATGGTGTTCGTCACGAGCCAATCGAATTGGTCACAGCCGACATTGAAGAAACACACCAAGGCGGCGTCATGCAAGCCTTGGGCGAGCGCAAAGGCGAATTGGTCAACATGGAACCCGATGGCCGCGGCCGTGTGCGTTTGGAATATCGCATTCCTGCTCGTGGTTTGATTGGCTTCACCAACGAATTCTTGAACTTGACACGTGGCTCCGGTTTGATTTCCAACATCTTTGACAGCTACGAACCTCACAAAGGTGAAATTGGTGGTCGTAAAAATGGCGTGCTGATTTCAATGGACGATGGTGAAATCTTCACCTACGCCTTGGGCAAATTGGACGACCGAGGCCGCATGTTTGTGAAGGCCAATGACCCTGTGTACGAAGGCATGATTGTGGGCATCCACAGCCGTGACAACGACTTGGTGGTCAACGCCACACGTACCAAGCAACTGACCAACTTCCGCGTGTCTGGCAAAGAAGACGCCATCAAGATCACACCGCCCATCGACCTGACGTTGGAATACGGCGTTGAGTTCATTGACGATGACGAATTGGTGGAAATCACACCGAAGAGCGTTCGTCTGCGTAAACGTTTCTTGAAAGAGCACGAGCGTAAGAAAGCTGGTCGCGCGTAA
- a CDS encoding DMT family transporter — protein sequence MVLVTALWSIAGVVSRHLESARGFEITFWRSAFTVLGLTLILTLWQGVGVWKRLPWRSPYFWLSGLCWSIMFTAFMMALTLTAVANVLITMACGPLLTALGSWLFISHRLPLRTWFAIAFAGAGIALMFFSQLQLGDPNFLMGAAVALCVPLAGATQWNLTQKSQSQGTSIDLVPSVLLGAVISSLLTLPLAWPLQTSPHDLGLLALLGFVQLAIPCTLSVICARSLKAPEVSLLALLEVIFGIALAWWGASEEPHLSVLVGGSMVIAALFGNEWFGWRQRNV from the coding sequence ATGGTGCTCGTGACCGCTTTGTGGTCAATCGCTGGCGTGGTATCACGCCACTTAGAAAGCGCGCGCGGCTTTGAGATCACTTTTTGGCGGAGTGCTTTCACGGTTCTGGGCTTGACCCTCATCCTGACCCTCTGGCAAGGCGTGGGTGTTTGGAAAAGGCTGCCTTGGCGCAGCCCTTATTTTTGGTTGTCGGGCTTGTGCTGGAGCATCATGTTCACAGCGTTCATGATGGCATTGACACTGACTGCAGTGGCCAATGTCTTGATCACCATGGCTTGTGGTCCCTTGCTGACAGCGCTTGGCTCTTGGCTTTTTATATCTCACCGACTGCCACTGAGAACGTGGTTTGCCATTGCATTCGCAGGTGCTGGTATTGCATTGATGTTTTTCAGCCAACTGCAATTGGGTGATCCCAACTTTCTGATGGGTGCCGCTGTGGCATTGTGTGTTCCGCTTGCAGGCGCTACGCAATGGAACTTGACACAGAAAAGTCAGTCTCAAGGCACGTCCATTGACCTGGTGCCCTCGGTTTTATTAGGGGCCGTGATTTCTTCACTGCTCACATTGCCATTGGCCTGGCCCTTGCAAACGAGCCCTCACGATTTGGGTTTGCTGGCTTTGTTGGGTTTTGTGCAATTGGCCATCCCTTGTACGCTGTCGGTCATTTGTGCCAGATCCTTGAAGGCGCCTGAGGTTTCATTGCTCGCTTTGTTAGAAGTTATTTTTGGCATTGCCTTGGCCTGGTGGGGTGCCAGTGAAGAACCGCACCTGAGTGTGTTGGTGGGTGGCAGCATGGTGATTGCTGCTTTGTTTGGAAATGAATGGTTTGGATGGAGACAACGCAATGTCTGA
- a CDS encoding enoyl-CoA hydratase/isomerase family protein: MSDMNAGIASSLIIKEVTGRVGCITLNRPKALNALSLDMVRDLTKALIEFQNNPQVLAVLVRGHGKESPFGHFCAGGDIRFFHQAALAGDKSLADFFTEEYALNHLIHTYTKPYIAFMDGVVMGGGMGISQGASVRIVTDKTQMAMPETHIGLFPDVGGGYFLGRCPGRIGEYLGLTGQKINGLQAIQAGLADGLIEVQRLPVLWNTLLSTPFESGEAIERWIQSQFTKLETSSFPHKAEIDQIFALSSPLEISFALAQDNSEWAQQSLTSLTKASPLMVHVVLAQIRKARNMSLADDLRMERDLVHHCFHLRERSETVEGIRALAIDKDHQPQWAHGQLADVAPTEWPAFFESPWSPETHPLRHLN, encoded by the coding sequence ATGTCTGACATGAATGCTGGCATCGCCAGTTCTTTGATCATCAAGGAAGTTACCGGCCGAGTAGGGTGCATCACGCTCAACCGTCCCAAAGCATTGAATGCGCTGTCGCTTGACATGGTTCGCGATTTGACGAAAGCCTTGATAGAGTTCCAGAACAATCCCCAAGTGTTGGCTGTGCTGGTGCGCGGCCACGGCAAAGAAAGTCCCTTCGGACACTTTTGTGCCGGTGGTGATATTCGATTCTTTCACCAGGCAGCTTTGGCTGGCGATAAGAGTCTGGCAGATTTCTTTACAGAAGAATACGCATTGAATCATTTGATTCACACCTATACAAAGCCCTATATCGCATTCATGGACGGTGTTGTGATGGGCGGCGGCATGGGCATCAGCCAAGGTGCCAGCGTTCGAATCGTGACTGACAAAACGCAAATGGCCATGCCCGAAACACACATTGGTTTGTTTCCTGATGTAGGCGGCGGCTATTTCTTAGGTCGTTGTCCTGGTCGGATTGGTGAGTACTTGGGTCTGACTGGTCAAAAAATCAATGGTCTGCAAGCCATTCAGGCCGGTTTGGCAGATGGGTTGATTGAGGTGCAACGCTTGCCTGTACTTTGGAACACCTTGTTGAGCACACCTTTTGAAAGTGGCGAAGCGATTGAGCGATGGATTCAAAGTCAGTTCACCAAATTGGAAACTTCTTCTTTCCCTCATAAGGCTGAGATCGATCAAATTTTTGCGTTGTCTTCGCCTTTAGAAATCAGCTTTGCTTTGGCGCAAGACAATTCTGAATGGGCTCAGCAATCCCTGACCAGTTTGACCAAGGCATCCCCTTTGATGGTGCATGTGGTGTTGGCTCAAATTCGCAAAGCACGCAACATGAGTTTGGCCGATGACTTGCGCATGGAGCGTGATTTGGTTCACCATTGCTTCCACTTGCGAGAACGCAGCGAAACCGTTGAAGGCATTCGTGCCTTGGCCATTGACAAAGATCATCAGCCCCAATGGGCTCACGGGCAGTTGGCCGATGTAGCGCCAACTGAATGGCCTGCGTTTTTTGAGAGTCCCTGGAGTCCAGAGACGCACCCACTGCGCCACCTGAATTAG
- the smpB gene encoding SsrA-binding protein SmpB, whose protein sequence is MATPPKKTKGSGKSGLIAENKKAAFDYFFEERHECGMVLEGWEVKAVREGKVQLTDGYVVIRNKEMFIIGCLINPLKTASTHVNPEAARTRKLLLKRDEIDRLTSKVEQKGFTLVPINLHWKAGFIKCEVALAKGKAEHDKRDTIKDREGKREVERAMKSRNR, encoded by the coding sequence ATGGCCACGCCACCCAAAAAAACCAAAGGATCTGGTAAGTCAGGTCTCATTGCCGAAAACAAAAAAGCAGCCTTCGACTACTTTTTTGAAGAGCGGCACGAGTGCGGCATGGTCTTGGAAGGCTGGGAAGTGAAAGCCGTGCGCGAAGGCAAAGTTCAACTCACCGATGGCTATGTGGTCATTCGCAACAAAGAGATGTTCATCATTGGTTGCCTGATCAATCCGCTTAAAACGGCTTCGACTCACGTCAATCCAGAAGCGGCCCGTACTCGCAAGTTACTGCTTAAACGAGATGAAATCGATCGCCTCACCAGCAAGGTCGAGCAAAAAGGTTTTACCTTGGTGCCCATCAATTTGCATTGGAAGGCGGGTTTCATCAAGTGCGAAGTTGCGCTTGCAAAAGGCAAGGCCGAACACGACAAACGTGACACCATCAAAGACCGCGAAGGCAAGCGCGAGGTAGAACGCGCCATGAAAAGCCGCAACCGCTAA
- a CDS encoding type II toxin-antitoxin system RatA family toxin, translated as MKKLIKSVLIWYSPEEMFRLVTDVDQYMHFLPWCNHSKVLDVQGLEMDAEVGIGMAGVKQIFVTHNTHIENREVRMKLVKGPFSNLDGTWSFDPVGDNSQRACKVTLTLEYGFSSATLAAVVGPVFDKIAATLVDAFVKRADQIYGTVA; from the coding sequence ATGAAGAAACTGATCAAATCCGTTTTAATCTGGTACTCGCCAGAGGAAATGTTTCGCCTGGTAACAGATGTCGATCAGTACATGCATTTTTTACCTTGGTGCAATCACTCCAAAGTGTTGGATGTTCAAGGTTTAGAGATGGACGCCGAAGTCGGCATTGGCATGGCTGGCGTCAAACAAATCTTTGTCACGCACAACACCCACATAGAAAACCGCGAAGTTCGAATGAAACTGGTCAAAGGTCCGTTTTCAAATTTAGATGGCACTTGGTCATTTGATCCTGTGGGCGACAACTCTCAACGGGCCTGCAAGGTCACTCTCACTTTGGAATACGGCTTTTCCAGCGCAACCTTGGCGGCTGTGGTGGGCCCCGTGTTTGACAAAATTGCCGCAACTTTGGTGGATGCGTTTGTCAAGCGCGCCGATCAAATCTACGGCACAGTAGCATGA
- a CDS encoding RnfH family protein — protein MIQVDCLFSPAPRRVVQMYLSLPEGSLVKDALATLHQSPEWLSYLAALKHPPEMPLKQGIWGRMVTSHQVLKDGDRLEIYRALQVDPKLARKQRFKRQGKGRTGLFARRRVGAVAGY, from the coding sequence ATGATTCAGGTCGACTGCCTGTTCAGTCCCGCGCCCAGGAGGGTGGTGCAAATGTATCTGTCTTTGCCTGAAGGCAGCTTGGTCAAAGATGCCCTTGCGACCTTGCACCAATCACCTGAATGGCTCTCCTACTTAGCCGCCTTGAAGCACCCCCCTGAAATGCCTTTGAAACAAGGAATTTGGGGTCGCATGGTCACCAGCCACCAAGTGCTCAAAGATGGGGATCGCCTTGAAATCTACCGCGCCCTGCAGGTTGACCCTAAATTAGCCCGAAAACAGCGATTTAAGCGCCAGGGCAAGGGCAGAACGGGACTTTTTGCCCGGCGCCGTGTTGGGGCTGTTGCGGGCTATTGA